In one window of Lynx canadensis isolate LIC74 chromosome A3, mLynCan4.pri.v2, whole genome shotgun sequence DNA:
- the CYS1 gene encoding LOW QUALITY PROTEIN: cystin-1 (The sequence of the model RefSeq protein was modified relative to this genomic sequence to represent the inferred CDS: deleted 1 base in 1 codon) → MGSGSSRSGRALRRLRGPDSRPAGPGGAASEGGTRPLVSATAAAAPEEAPGPRPGPAAPPDGGDETLRLLDQLLAESAAWGPGEPAPRAR, encoded by the exons ATGGGCAGCGGCAGCAGCCGGAGCGGCCGGGCCCTGAGGCGGCTGCGCGGCCCCGACAGCCGGCCTGCGGGACCCGGCGGGGCAGCCTCGGAGGGAGGGACGCGGCCTCTGGTCTCGGCGACGGCGGCGGCCGCCCCGGAGGAGGC CCCCGGCCCCCGACCGGGCCCCGCGGCGCCCCCCGACGGCGGGGACGAGACCCTGCGCCTGCTGGACCAGCTGCTGGCCGAA TCGGCGGCCTGGGGCCCGGGCGAGCCGGCCCCGCGGG CCCGGTGA